A genomic window from Sulfurimonas paralvinellae includes:
- a CDS encoding CNNM domain-containing protein, translated as MELLILFFLLSVGVSFICSVLESVLLSINMSYVAVLEKEKPSVGALLRLQKENINKSIASILILNTIANTLGAAAVGAQASEVFGNDAVVIVSVVLTFAILFLSEIIPKTIGAIYWKQLAPLAAYFIRIFIWLTYPIILTTLAVTDKISKGKDDANTLTKEELLESMLMSEDEGVIDEKESDVIENMLNLDNIKVSEVLTPRSVVFALDENMSVKEVIAKEESIFKFSRIPVYNESIEDVTGLVLTKKLFHQALTDDTVSLKSVKKDIFAINENVPVSKALDLFIAKKEHMFLVKDNYDQTEGILTLEDCVETILGVEIMDESDTTADMRELAKRKMKLKRKLEERKANQKA; from the coding sequence TTGGAACTTTTAATACTATTTTTTCTTTTATCGGTAGGTGTTTCTTTTATCTGCTCTGTTTTAGAGTCAGTGCTGCTTTCAATCAATATGTCTTATGTGGCGGTATTGGAAAAAGAGAAACCGTCTGTGGGTGCTCTTTTACGTCTGCAAAAAGAAAATATCAATAAGTCCATCGCATCCATCTTGATCTTAAACACTATTGCAAATACACTAGGTGCAGCTGCTGTCGGTGCTCAGGCATCGGAAGTATTTGGTAATGATGCCGTTGTCATTGTCTCTGTTGTATTGACTTTTGCTATTTTATTTCTTTCAGAGATTATTCCAAAAACGATCGGCGCAATCTACTGGAAGCAGTTGGCACCGCTTGCAGCCTATTTTATTCGCATCTTCATCTGGTTGACATATCCTATTATTTTAACGACACTGGCTGTAACAGATAAGATCTCAAAAGGCAAAGATGATGCAAATACACTCACAAAAGAAGAACTTTTAGAGAGTATGCTTATGAGTGAAGATGAAGGTGTCATTGATGAAAAAGAGTCAGACGTCATTGAAAACATGCTCAATCTTGATAATATAAAAGTCTCTGAAGTCCTCACACCGAGAAGTGTTGTTTTTGCACTCGATGAAAACATGAGCGTCAAAGAGGTTATAGCCAAAGAAGAGTCTATATTTAAATTCTCACGTATTCCTGTTTACAATGAAAGTATAGAAGATGTAACAGGGCTTGTCTTGACAAAGAAACTCTTTCATCAGGCGCTTACAGATGATACGGTCTCACTAAAATCTGTCAAAAAAGATATCTTTGCCATCAATGAAAATGTGCCGGTCAGTAAAGCACTTGATCTCTTCATTGCTAAAAAAGAGCATATGTTCTTGGTGAAAGACAACTATGATCAGACTGAGGGAATATTGACGTTAGAAGATTGTGTTGAAACAATCTTGGGTGTTGAGATCATGGATGAAAGCGACACGACGGCAGATATGCGTGAGCTTGCAAAGCGAAAGATGAAGCTCAAGCGTAAACTCGAAGAGAGGAAAGCCAATCAGAAGGCTTAA
- a CDS encoding NAD(P)/FAD-dependent oxidoreductase, with protein MKKVLVLGGGFAGVDAATHLQKMGYDVTLVSDRDYFYIYPTSIWIPTHESEFQDVCVNLDEFQRAHGFKVIVDSVESISKANNSVAFTSGKVIDDYDYLIIAIGASKMKPQGVEHTLSICGAPEQSLEIRDALDRLVEKGSGKIAMGFGGNPKDTSAVRGGPGFELLFNVHNMLKKKGIRDNFELTFFAPMAEPGKRMGPQALKMMDVFFSKLGIHKHFGKKITKFEDDGVVFEDDSRLESDLTMFIPAGNGHAVIKNSDLPQNEAGFVKTDDYSCVLNEDGSMSNIYAIGDVAALEGYEWRAKQGHIAEVMAKNCAHNIEQRDNGGNNFKGYNEHLNILCVMDSGDGAAFVYRDEKRAFMFPMPFIGHWMKKAWGFYCRNSKLGKIPRIPGM; from the coding sequence ATGAAAAAAGTGCTTGTTCTAGGTGGTGGATTTGCCGGTGTTGATGCTGCAACACATCTTCAAAAGATGGGGTATGATGTAACACTTGTGAGTGACAGAGACTACTTTTATATCTACCCTACTTCTATTTGGATACCGACTCATGAAAGTGAATTTCAAGATGTCTGTGTCAATTTAGATGAGTTTCAAAGAGCACATGGATTTAAAGTCATTGTTGACAGTGTTGAGAGTATCTCTAAAGCAAATAATAGTGTTGCTTTTACCAGCGGTAAAGTTATTGATGACTATGACTACCTTATCATTGCCATTGGTGCTTCAAAAATGAAGCCTCAAGGCGTTGAGCATACACTTTCCATCTGTGGAGCACCGGAACAGTCTTTGGAAATTCGAGATGCACTTGACAGACTTGTAGAGAAAGGAAGCGGCAAGATTGCTATGGGCTTTGGCGGCAATCCAAAAGATACCTCTGCTGTTCGTGGCGGTCCGGGTTTTGAACTGCTTTTCAATGTCCATAATATGCTTAAAAAGAAAGGTATCCGCGATAATTTTGAACTGACATTTTTTGCACCTATGGCGGAACCCGGCAAAAGAATGGGACCGCAGGCACTGAAAATGATGGATGTTTTCTTTTCAAAACTAGGCATACATAAACATTTTGGCAAGAAAATAACAAAATTTGAAGATGATGGTGTTGTTTTTGAAGATGACAGCAGACTCGAATCTGATTTGACAATGTTCATTCCCGCAGGAAACGGCCATGCAGTCATCAAAAATTCCGATCTGCCGCAAAATGAAGCAGGCTTTGTAAAAACCGATGATTATTCCTGTGTTTTAAATGAAGACGGCTCTATGAGTAACATCTACGCTATCGGTGATGTTGCTGCTCTTGAAGGTTATGAATGGCGTGCAAAACAGGGACACATCGCAGAGGTTATGGCAAAAAACTGTGCACACAACATTGAACAACGCGACAATGGCGGCAATAACTTTAAAGGATACAATGAACATCTCAATATATTATGTGTTATGGACAGCGGCGACGGAGCGGCATTTGTCTATAGAGATGAGAAACGTGCTTTTATGTTTCCAATGCCTTTTATAGGGCACTGGATGAAAAAAGCCTGGGGATTTTATTGTAGAAATTCAAAACTCGGAAAGATTCCTAGAATTCCGGGAATGTAG
- a CDS encoding DMT family transporter, translating into MQERHFSYLMLLAMFFWGGGWTALKILTYNLPMDVIIFWRFFLMSLAFIPIIIYFKIPFKLDLHSLKYILGSSVLNVSFMISSFYGVKYGYAGGGSVIITTFSPIMTFLLVAVLFRNRLETRQYFGLLLGLIGGYILLQLNDFSLFLNSSNLYFLLCALIWAGVTVLSQHSQKHIHPIHYSFAISLIATLFTFLYAKDSDLGAVFHQGAAFWTAMIYLAVFGQTIATTIFFISSGRLGSEKTSSYMFLVPLFALFSAWLILDEPMQPHIIIGGAISMLAVYFINKK; encoded by the coding sequence ATGCAAGAGAGACACTTTTCCTATCTTATGCTTCTTGCCATGTTCTTTTGGGGCGGCGGATGGACGGCACTCAAGATTCTTACCTATAATCTCCCTATGGATGTCATCATCTTCTGGCGATTTTTTTTGATGAGTCTTGCCTTTATCCCCATCATCATCTATTTCAAAATACCTTTTAAGCTTGATCTGCACTCTTTGAAATATATTCTCGGCAGCTCTGTTTTAAATGTCTCTTTTATGATTTCATCTTTTTACGGCGTCAAGTATGGTTATGCCGGAGGCGGCAGTGTCATCATCACAACTTTCAGCCCGATTATGACATTTTTGCTTGTAGCCGTTTTATTTCGAAACAGACTTGAAACAAGACAATACTTCGGTCTTTTACTCGGTCTAATCGGCGGCTATATTCTCCTGCAACTCAATGACTTTTCACTCTTTTTAAACTCTTCGAACCTCTACTTTTTGCTTTGTGCACTTATCTGGGCCGGCGTAACTGTTCTCTCGCAACACTCGCAAAAGCACATTCATCCTATTCACTACAGTTTTGCTATCTCACTCATCGCAACTCTCTTCACATTCCTCTATGCAAAAGATTCAGATCTGGGAGCGGTATTTCACCAAGGTGCAGCATTCTGGACAGCCATGATCTATCTTGCTGTTTTTGGACAAACGATCGCCACAACAATCTTCTTTATCTCAAGCGGCAGGCTCGGCAGTGAAAAAACAAGTTCTTATATGTTCCTCGTGCCACTCTTCGCTTTGTTTTCTGCATGGCTGATTTTAGATGAGCCTATGCAACCCCATATCATCATCGGCGGTGCTATCAGCATGCTAGCCGTTTACTTTATCAATAAAAAATAA
- the asnB gene encoding asparagine synthase (glutamine-hydrolyzing), giving the protein MCAIFGIIGEYDEQQAKYALSRLAHRGPDHCGIEQNRQLFFAHQRLSITDAHARAHQPLQHEKILLSFNGEIYNFQELREELDFDFDFKTQSDSEVIIAAYLKWGVDFVKHLRGMFAIALLDGKKLYLFRDRLGKKPLFYMQTKEAFIFASEIKGLTPFLAKKAMNNDALLSYLSFLAPTPPHTFYKGIQKLAAGEYLRHENGKITTKRYYDLLNTQPSRITDKEEALKKLEKLLKESIDLRLRSEAPMAALLSGGIDSAAINYYAKEQEKNLQTYTLGYKEFAKYDERNNAAKSAQLLGIDNRTVEIDQNSFIQATEQVFASLDEPLNDPAAVPLYLLFDAIKDDGYKVVMSGEGSDELFLGYRQYFEYLDIENAKNLMHKNWLKKYFRSNFSKNREWEWYKRVFDETLLFRTSGDKFTDLQKNLLLRRNVRDNESLQYLSPYRQRFENSAHTDESIWYSYIDINLFQAEHFLTKLDRVSMAHAIESRTPFLDHKLAELVFSIDPVLRYKEGKTKALLKELLANKLPNEILTRKKKGFSNPYMEYLINSGKISLIQEVNQQTGMFKKDELELYLKSASQGSFKQHIWGLYVLSHWIQRELL; this is encoded by the coding sequence ATGTGTGCCATATTTGGAATCATCGGCGAGTATGATGAGCAGCAGGCAAAGTATGCCCTTTCGCGTCTTGCACACCGAGGGCCAGATCACTGCGGCATAGAACAAAACAGGCAGCTCTTTTTTGCCCATCAGAGGCTCAGCATCACCGATGCTCACGCAAGAGCGCACCAACCGCTTCAGCATGAAAAAATTCTCCTCTCTTTCAATGGTGAGATATATAACTTTCAAGAGCTGCGTGAGGAGTTGGATTTTGATTTTGATTTTAAAACACAGAGCGATTCTGAGGTCATCATTGCCGCTTATCTCAAATGGGGCGTTGATTTTGTCAAGCATCTCCGTGGAATGTTTGCCATTGCCCTGCTCGATGGTAAGAAGCTCTACCTCTTTCGTGACAGGCTTGGGAAAAAACCGCTTTTTTATATGCAGACAAAAGAGGCATTCATCTTCGCTTCGGAGATAAAGGGACTTACACCCTTTTTAGCAAAAAAAGCGATGAACAATGATGCACTGCTGAGCTATCTTTCATTTTTGGCACCCACACCGCCGCATACGTTTTACAAAGGCATCCAAAAACTTGCAGCCGGAGAGTACCTGAGACATGAAAACGGGAAAATAACAACAAAGCGTTATTATGACCTGCTCAATACACAGCCATCACGCATAACCGACAAAGAGGAAGCTTTAAAAAAACTGGAAAAGCTTTTAAAAGAGTCCATCGATCTGCGTCTACGTAGTGAAGCACCGATGGCCGCTCTGCTCTCGGGAGGCATCGACAGCGCTGCTATCAACTACTATGCCAAAGAACAGGAAAAGAACCTACAGACATACACTTTGGGCTATAAGGAGTTTGCAAAATACGATGAACGTAACAATGCAGCCAAAAGTGCCCAACTGCTTGGTATTGACAACAGAACCGTAGAGATAGATCAAAACAGTTTTATCCAAGCGACAGAGCAAGTATTTGCTTCACTTGATGAACCACTCAACGACCCCGCTGCCGTACCACTCTATCTGCTTTTTGACGCCATAAAGGATGACGGCTACAAAGTGGTTATGAGCGGAGAAGGCAGCGATGAGCTCTTTTTGGGATACCGTCAATACTTCGAATACCTGGACATTGAAAACGCTAAGAATCTGATGCATAAAAATTGGCTCAAAAAATACTTTCGTTCAAACTTTTCCAAAAACAGAGAGTGGGAGTGGTACAAACGTGTCTTTGATGAAACACTGCTCTTTCGCACAAGCGGTGACAAATTTACCGATCTGCAAAAAAATCTGCTGCTGCGAAGAAATGTCCGTGACAACGAATCACTGCAATATCTCTCCCCCTACCGTCAGCGTTTTGAAAACTCAGCGCACACTGATGAGTCCATCTGGTACAGCTACATCGACATCAACCTCTTTCAGGCGGAGCACTTTTTGACAAAACTCGATCGTGTCAGCATGGCTCACGCAATCGAATCACGCACCCCTTTTTTAGATCATAAACTCGCAGAGCTCGTCTTTAGCATCGATCCTGTTCTGCGTTATAAAGAGGGCAAAACAAAAGCCCTTCTCAAAGAGCTGTTAGCTAACAAACTGCCTAACGAAATACTAACGCGAAAGAAAAAAGGATTTTCCAATCCTTATATGGAGTATCTCATCAATTCCGGAAAGATATCGCTCATTCAAGAGGTTAACCAACAAACAGGAATGTTCAAAAAAGATGAGCTTGAACTTTATCTAAAATCAGCTTCTCAGGGAAGTTTTAAACAGCATATTTGGGGACTTTATGTACTTTCACACTGGATACAAAGAGAGTTGCTGTGA
- a CDS encoding class I SAM-dependent methyltransferase, which translates to MPRIDSEAFYKNAIKKHGITPAGVCWLSYAHQQIRFETICELLPDNLETFTLTDAGCGFGDFYLYLQNAANKPKQYIGIDSIDAMCTIAKQRTSQDIFSQDITNSELPVSDYVICSGAMNVLTPFETIQFMQNCFKASKKAFIFNILYGENNSATYNYLTQESLQKIASELSVADMRLREGYLDGDITVGFFK; encoded by the coding sequence TTGCCGCGTATTGACAGTGAAGCTTTTTACAAAAACGCCATAAAAAAACACGGTATCACTCCCGCAGGTGTCTGCTGGCTCAGTTATGCTCATCAACAGATTCGTTTTGAGACTATCTGTGAACTGCTTCCTGATAACCTTGAAACGTTTACACTCACCGATGCAGGCTGTGGCTTTGGAGATTTTTATCTCTACCTGCAAAATGCTGCAAATAAACCGAAACAATACATTGGTATCGATTCTATAGATGCGATGTGCACCATTGCTAAGCAGCGGACTTCTCAAGATATCTTCTCTCAAGATATAACTAACAGTGAACTTCCTGTTAGTGATTATGTTATCTGCAGCGGCGCGATGAACGTTCTTACCCCTTTTGAGACGATACAGTTTATGCAAAACTGCTTCAAGGCATCAAAAAAAGCCTTTATTTTCAATATTTTGTATGGAGAGAACAACTCAGCAACATATAATTATCTCACACAGGAGTCTCTGCAAAAGATAGCTTCCGAACTTAGTGTTGCAGATATGCGTCTGCGTGAGGGCTATCTCGACGGCGACATCACAGTAGGATTTTTCAAGTAA
- a CDS encoding ketopantoate reductase family protein, with amino-acid sequence MKIAVVGLGGVGGYLAACFAKAGFDVTGFARGEHLQAIQRDGLKIIEDENEWSVHLKAQELREAETLFDIVIFCVKSYDIAESYRQIASCVSEKTILISFSNGVNNGDILCELSKAKVLEGAVYILSYIEKPGVVRKKGKVFAAIFGGEKASTETLAALFEKSGLRYKTPEDIKTALWKKYIFISAFATLTSYYDKPIAVVYKEHRDEAEELLREIAAVAKEQGVNIDDEVQKALETASKLPEDASTSMHLDFQNGKRVELESLSGLIAKSDKAPLMLRMYNALKKRE; translated from the coding sequence ATGAAAATTGCAGTAGTTGGTCTTGGTGGTGTTGGTGGATATTTAGCGGCTTGCTTTGCAAAAGCTGGATTTGATGTGACGGGTTTTGCGCGTGGAGAGCATCTACAGGCGATTCAAAGAGATGGGTTGAAGATCATTGAAGATGAGAATGAATGGAGCGTTCATCTCAAAGCACAAGAGCTGCGTGAGGCAGAAACTCTTTTTGATATTGTCATTTTCTGCGTGAAGAGCTATGATATTGCCGAGTCATATAGACAAATAGCGTCTTGCGTGAGCGAGAAGACGATTCTTATCTCGTTTTCAAACGGCGTGAACAATGGCGATATCCTGTGTGAGCTGTCAAAAGCCAAGGTACTTGAAGGTGCTGTTTATATCCTTTCATATATAGAAAAGCCGGGAGTTGTTCGTAAAAAAGGGAAGGTCTTTGCAGCTATTTTTGGCGGCGAGAAAGCATCGACCGAAACTTTAGCAGCACTCTTTGAAAAGAGTGGACTTCGATACAAAACCCCCGAAGATATAAAAACAGCTCTGTGGAAGAAGTATATCTTTATTTCTGCATTTGCAACGCTTACCTCTTACTATGACAAGCCAATAGCCGTTGTTTATAAAGAGCATAGAGACGAGGCGGAAGAGTTGCTGCGTGAGATAGCGGCTGTCGCAAAAGAGCAGGGTGTCAACATTGATGATGAGGTGCAAAAGGCGCTTGAGACTGCTTCAAAACTGCCAGAGGATGCTTCAACCTCTATGCATCTCGATTTTCAAAACGGCAAAAGAGTGGAGCTTGAAAGCTTAAGCGGATTGATTGCCAAAAGTGATAAAGCACCCTTAATGTTGCGTATGTATAATGCCTTAAAAAAGAGAGAGTAG
- the msrA gene encoding peptide-methionine (S)-S-oxide reductase MsrA — protein MKKEQIVLGGGCFWCIEAVYRNVKGMISVVSAYTGGARANPTYENVCSGATGHAEVVDITYDADVISLAEILDIFFVIHDPTTLNQQGADKGTQYRSVIYYENEEQKKVIEESIAKHQNGFADTIVTEVSPLGEVYPAEPYHQNYYNLNAQQGYCQVVIAPKLQKFMMTFPEKLG, from the coding sequence ATGAAAAAAGAGCAAATAGTTTTAGGCGGCGGCTGTTTTTGGTGCATCGAGGCGGTCTATAGAAATGTTAAAGGTATGATTTCCGTGGTTAGTGCCTACACGGGCGGTGCACGGGCTAATCCGACCTATGAGAATGTCTGTTCCGGTGCTACGGGACATGCAGAGGTCGTTGATATCACATACGATGCAGATGTTATCTCTCTTGCAGAGATATTGGACATCTTTTTTGTCATTCATGATCCGACAACGCTCAACCAACAGGGTGCAGATAAAGGAACACAGTACCGTTCGGTAATCTACTACGAAAATGAAGAGCAGAAAAAGGTTATAGAAGAATCAATCGCAAAACATCAAAATGGTTTTGCCGATACGATCGTTACCGAGGTGAGTCCGCTTGGAGAGGTTTACCCTGCGGAGCCGTATCATCAAAATTATTACAATCTCAATGCACAGCAGGGGTACTGTCAGGTCGTCATCGCACCGAAACTGCAGAAGTTTATGATGACCTTTCCTGAAAAACTCGGTTAA
- a CDS encoding NAD(P)-binding domain-containing protein, giving the protein MDHIYELAIVGAGPAGIATAVESYLQGIRDIVLLEKDENHNSTIRKYYKDNKRVDVEWKGQKVELDGNIYFIDGTKETTLDFFDEILSKHSVELQTHVEVTGIEKKDGYFEVHMAGKSIKAKYVVVTIGRMGKPNKPSYKIPPAIRKKVNYTTDECGSGEKILVVGGGDSAVEYAVDLSANNDVAICYRRETFRRANPTNQRDIANAIAHNEVRPILGVNIDGLEATEDGKIKVLFNEIEPEVFDRVIYAIGGTTPSAFLASSGIQEADGKPVHDEHYETNIPGLFVAGDITQESGGSIALGLNHGYAIACRINNLC; this is encoded by the coding sequence ATGGATCACATATATGAACTGGCTATTGTCGGAGCAGGACCTGCTGGAATTGCAACGGCTGTTGAGAGTTATTTGCAGGGTATTCGAGATATCGTTTTGTTGGAAAAAGATGAAAATCATAACTCGACGATACGAAAGTATTATAAAGACAATAAACGTGTCGATGTGGAGTGGAAAGGTCAAAAGGTCGAACTTGACGGTAATATCTACTTTATAGACGGGACGAAAGAGACTACTCTGGACTTTTTTGATGAGATTCTATCCAAGCATTCCGTTGAACTGCAGACACATGTTGAAGTGACAGGAATCGAAAAAAAAGACGGCTATTTTGAAGTGCATATGGCAGGCAAGAGCATTAAGGCAAAATATGTTGTTGTTACCATAGGACGCATGGGAAAACCGAATAAACCAAGCTATAAGATACCTCCTGCCATTCGTAAAAAAGTGAACTACACGACAGATGAATGCGGTAGTGGCGAGAAGATACTTGTTGTCGGCGGCGGTGATAGTGCTGTTGAGTATGCGGTTGATTTGAGTGCAAACAATGATGTAGCTATTTGCTACAGACGTGAAACATTCCGTCGTGCAAATCCGACAAACCAGAGAGATATTGCCAATGCAATTGCCCATAATGAAGTACGCCCGATTTTAGGTGTCAATATTGACGGTCTTGAAGCGACCGAAGATGGGAAAATAAAAGTACTCTTCAATGAAATTGAGCCGGAAGTTTTTGACAGAGTCATCTATGCCATCGGAGGAACAACACCTTCTGCATTTCTGGCGAGTTCGGGCATTCAAGAAGCAGATGGGAAACCGGTTCATGATGAGCATTATGAGACAAATATTCCAGGACTGTTCGTTGCCGGTGACATTACGCAAGAAAGCGGCGGGAGTATTGCTCTTGGACTCAACCATGGCTATGCCATAGCCTGTCGCATCAACAACCTTTGCTAG
- a CDS encoding AMMECR1 domain-containing protein — translation MSRPFLIQLAHESINEVFQARNLIDKDALLKQYPPLQESVVMTLKIIVDDEVRGYYEDIATKPLIDNIINGAKIAAFEDTNSEPLTLSEYLEAEIELSLQTPEGVISHRA, via the coding sequence GTGAGCCGTCCGTTTCTAATTCAACTAGCACATGAGTCGATAAATGAAGTTTTTCAGGCCAGAAACCTTATAGACAAGGATGCTCTTTTAAAACAGTATCCGCCACTGCAGGAATCTGTTGTTATGACACTCAAAATTATTGTTGATGATGAAGTCCGTGGATATTATGAAGATATTGCGACAAAGCCGCTCATTGACAATATAATCAACGGCGCAAAGATAGCCGCTTTTGAAGATACAAACTCCGAGCCGCTGACACTCTCAGAGTATCTCGAAGCTGAGATAGAGCTCTCACTGCAGACTCCCGAGGGAGTCATCTCACACAGAGCCTAG